A single window of Zootoca vivipara chromosome 17, rZooViv1.1, whole genome shotgun sequence DNA harbors:
- the LOC118076433 gene encoding glutathione S-transferase theta-1, with protein MVVELYLDLVSQPCRSVFIFAKKNNIPFEFKHVALIQGQNRTEEFGKVNLLGKVPALKDGDFTLAESIAILLYLARKFKTPDHWYPSDLQKRARVDEYLSWQHTTTRMYGTKVYLAKALLPLFLGHPAPSEKLEEALESLKETLKLFEEKFLQDKPFIAGTEISLADLVAIVEIMQPVSAGYDVFEGRPKLASWRSRVEEAVGKDLFAEAHEDIRKAKDVTEDQLPPEMREQIKQHLLKYLK; from the exons ATGGTGGTGGAGCTTTACCTCGACCTCGTCTCCCAACCCTGCCGGTCTGTCTTTATCTTTGCTAAGAAAAACAACATCCCCTTTGAGTTCAAGCATGTGGCTCTCATCCAAG GGCAAAACAGGACGGAGGAGTTTGGCAAGGTGAATCTGCTGGGGAAAGTGCCTGCCTTGAAGGATGGCGACTTCACCTTGGCAGAGAG CATTGCCATCCTCTTGTACCTAGCAAGGAAATTCAagacccctgaccactggtacccCTCGGACCTGCAGAAGCGAGCCCGCGTGGACGAATATCTGTCTTGGCAACACACGACCACGCGAATGTATGGCACCAAAGTGTACCTGGCAAAG GCTTTGCTGCCTCTCTTCCTGGGACATCCTGCCCCTTCCGAAAAGCTTGAAGAAGCCCTCGAGAGTCTGAAAGAGACCCTGAAGCTGTTTGAGGAGAAGTTCCTCCAGGACAAGCCCTTCATTGCTGGCACAGAAATCTCCTTGGCAGACTTGGTGGCCATTGTAGAAATCATGCAG CCTGTAAGCGCCGGCTATGATGTCTTTGAAGGTAGACCCAAGCTGGCCTCCTGGCGCTCCAGAGTGGAAGAAGCCGTGGGGAAGGATCTCTTTGCCGAGGCCCACGAGGATATTCGCAAAGCCAAGGATGTGACGGAGGATCAACTCCCTCCTGAAATGAGGGAACAAATCAAGCAGCACTTGCTGAAGTATCTGAAGTGA